The Pochonia chlamydosporia 170 chromosome 1, whole genome shotgun sequence genome window below encodes:
- a CDS encoding serine-threonine protein kinase 19 (similar to Metarhizium robertsii ARSEF 23 XP_007820244.1) has translation MPQNLRSILGKPRITKSKPAQQSSQSPRRKKTPKSQDEALFPEKFSDLGATPILTAHEELTLRDVPQAMRYIRSHMFTTVPATGFTSTRTADILNYRISIPPIVTMGHINGVLTSSPGKIEREIVELVGKGILRKVRVERRGGMGEALIEMSDLEGMLARAVDKKEISDGARVKFLDVLRGSTTAQTVGDSATLSSSQVDELVRAGFLTSSTATPGSTLHVRPEDRTTLTSIQHVSRFASGTVSAVGGQNAIHLAGGGGGAPALTRRGEGLDGFRIAVPGHGRYLKLADGAVDWLREAMGKTKWGEGPESWLRERFEGNGLYGTRWKEFWGVEWEWVLGQAVGLGVVEVFETGSVGKGVRALA, from the coding sequence ATGCCACAAAACCTCCGCTCCATCCTCGGCAAACCACGAATAACAAAATCAAAACCCGCCCAACAATCATCACAATCCCCCcgaaggaagaagacgcccAAATCCCAAGATGAAGCCCTCTTCCCCGAGAAGTTTAGCGACTTAGGCGCCACGCCTATCCTCACAGCACATGAAGAACTCACACTCCGGGATGTGCCTCAAGCGATGCGGTACATCCGGTCACACATGTTTACGACTGTGCCAGCCACAGGATTCACATCCACGCGGACAGCGGACATTTTAAACTACAGGATATCAATACCGCCCATCGTGACAATGGGCCATATAAACGGGGTGTTGACGAGTTCACCTGGGAAAATTGAGCGTGAAATCGTCGAACTAGTCGGCAAGGGAATTCTTCGTAAAGTCCGTGTCGAAAGGAGAGGCGGTATGGGGGAGGCACTTATCGAAATGTCCGACCTGGAGGGTATGCTAGCTAGGGCAGTTGACAAGAAGGAGATATCAGACGGGGCAAGGGTCAAGTTTCTCGATGTTTTACGGGGGAGCACCACGGCACAGACGGTGGGTGATTCGGCAACACTGTCGTCCAGTCAGGTAGATGAGCTTGTGAGGGCAGGATTCCTAACCAGCTCGACGGCCACGCCGGGGAGCACACTACACGTACGGCCGGAGGACCGCACGACGCTGACGTCCATCCAGCACGTTTCGAGGTTTGCCTCGGGAACTGTTTCAGCCGTTGGCGGACAAAATGCAATCCACCTAGCGGGAGGGGGAGGCGGCGCGCCGGCGTTGACTCGCCGCGGCGAAGGGCTGGATGGGTTCAGGATCGCGGTGCCTGGCCACGGGCGGTATCTCAAGCTGGCGGATGGGGCGGTGGACTGGCTGCGCGAGGCGATGGGCAAGACGAAATGGGGGGAGGGCCCGGAGTCGTGGTTGAGGGAGAGGTTTGAGGGGAATGGGCTGTACGGGACGAGGTGGAAGGAGTTTTGGGGCGTGGAGTGGGAGTGGGTGCTTGGGCAGGCGGTTGGATTGGGTGTTGTAGAGGTCTTTGAGACGGGGAGTGTTGGGAAGGGTGTGAGGGCGTTGGCATGA
- a CDS encoding sulfate transporter family protein (similar to Neosartorya fischeri NRRL 181 XP_001266792.1): MSSSILSFSPWRSRSSSFSSQPNRQQPSHDDGADAANTHDDAAQHLSASVGTPKTYREPIRSYIHASVRGQLAPVDSEQNARTVREDTAELASYLLSDGATPRRPSFLQRNRGSVQDLFSQSQDGQDRNEDDAAASGTILEVSEPVSPEERDPDTAVEESGPSVLSNLLRKSPPQSVVPDAPLSAETRPIEPKRRRQHSEDEHVQPQLSEQTTAVTEQTPLLGHVSDESDNTGDLEGQKDIQPRKWYSGFVENSQKLENHVAHAVKVAVNPHRWDRKALWHTVIAEPVSCLPAVAVGLLLNILDALSYGMILFPLGKQLFSHLGSAGISIYYVSTIVAQITFSSGSIFRGAVGSELIEVVPFFHNMAQKIMDNVGEDNPDAVIATTIVAYALSSVMTGLVFYLMGKFKFGYMVGFIPRHILIGCIGGVGWFLIATGFEVSARLDGNLEYNLDTLKKLTQPDTLLLWIFPLVLAIALFYGQSKIRSKYFLPLFILAIPLVFYIFVVSIDALETDTLRDKGWIFEGPPPGEPWWYFYTLYQFNLVHWDAILEVVPAMMALTFFGILHVPINVPALALNTGEDNADLDKELKLHGYSNILSGCVGSIQNYLVYANTVFFVRSGGDKRLAGYILAATTFGVMMIGPSLIGFIPVMMVGTLIFDLGFELLLEAVWLPRKKLKLAEFLTVIVIVLVMGMHDFVVGIGVGILLAFVSLIIQTSRVSAVRGSYDGGIVSSTVRRNPSQHHYLNQVGQQIFIMKLTGYLFFGTIVSVEEKIRGLLDDHAFAKKPIKFLILDLWHVTGLDYSAGEAFNTISRLLDKKGVFFVLSGVDAESQLGRNLRAVGLDNDQIEVNMLPNLNSALESCENELLKTLYARQEELNSTKRVATASLDVPTAANTSSFSSFDPPFNSPRQTHLVEAAREALTSVDIPHPSKWQSFNEPLRLMLQIFQGLSGKNEDFWFQATSYFKRREYAAGTVLFRRGEQADGFYLVERGIVRAEYDLPQGWLCESIVAGTTCGELPFFSETKRTATALVERDCVVWQMDCEAWKKLQKDEPEIAREFLRLSLKLTSERMSSITSYILTTAG, from the exons ATGTCTTCTTCAATTCTCAGCTTCTCTCCTTGGAGAAGCAGGtcctccagcttctcgtcGCAGCCAAACCGCCAGCAACCCTCCCATGATGACGGGGCAGATGCTGCAAACACCCACGATGACGCCGCCCAGCATCTGTCAGCGTCAGTAGGAACGCCAAAGACGTATCGAGAACCAATTCGGTCCTACATTCATGCTTCGGTTCGGGGACAGCTGG CTCCCGTCGATAGCGAGCAAAATGCCCGAACCGTTCGCGAAGACACTGCCGAACTGGCTAGCTACTTGCTGTCCGATGGCGCAACCCCCCGACGACCCTCATTCTTGCAGCGGAACAGAGGCTCAGTACAGGACCTCTTTTCACAGAGCCAAGATGGACAAGATCGAAACGAAGACGATGCTGCGGCTTCTGGGACCATCTTGGAAGTATCAGAGCCTGTTTCTCCGGAGGAAAGAGACCCCGATACCGCTGTCGAAGAATCTGGACCTTCAGTACTGTCCAATCTGTTAAGAAAATCGCCGCCGCAGTCTGTGGTTCCTGATGCTCCTCTATCGGCCGAGACACGGCCTATCGAGCCGAAACGACGGCGGCAACACTCTGAGGATGAGCATGTCCAGCCTCAGCTGAGCGAGCAAACAACAGCCGTGACTGAACAGACACCACTTCTAGGACATGTGTCAGATGAGAGCGACAATACCGGCGACCTTGAGGGGCAAAAAGACATCCAGCCAAGGAAATGGTACAGCGGGTTTGTCGAGAATAGCCAAAAGCTGGAGAACCATGTTGCCCATGCTGTCAAGGTGGCCGTAAACCCACATCGATGGGATCGCAAGGCATTGTGGCATACGGTGATTGCGGAACCTGTCTCGTGCCTTCCTGCTGTGGCCGTTGGACTTTTACTGAATATTTTGGATGCCTTGTCGTACG GTATGATCTTGTTTCCTCTTGGCAAACAATTATTCTCGCATCTGGGCTCGGCTGGTATTTCCATATACTACGTCAGCACAATTGTAGCACAAATCACGTTTTCATCAGGCAGTATATTTAGGGGAGCTGTTGGGTCTGAACTT ATCGAAGTGGTTCCATTCTTCCACAACATGGCTCAGAAGATCATGGACAATGTAGGTGAGGACAATCCGGATGCTGTCATAGCCACCACCATTGTTGCCTATGCGCTGAGTTCTGTCATGACTGGCCTGGTCTTTTATCTCATGGGCAAGTTCAAGTTTGGCTACATGGTTGGCTTCATTCCCAGACATATCCTAATAGGCTGCATTGGCGGTGTTGGTTGGTTTTTGATCGCCACCGGCTTCGAGGTTTCTGCACGTCTAGATGGAAACCTCGAGTATAATTTGGATACTTTGAAAAAACTGACCCAGCCGGATACGCTCCTTTTATGGATATTCCCGCTTGTGTTGGCAATTGCTCTATTTTACGGACAGTCCAAGATTCGATCCAAGTACTTCCTGCCTCTTTTCATTCTGGCCATTCCTTTGGTATTCTACATCTTCGTCGTGTCCATTGACGCGCTCGAGACGGATACTCTGCGTGACAAAGGTTGGATTTTCGAAGGGCCACCACCGGGAGAACCTTGGTGGTACTTTTACACACTATATC AGTTCAACTTGGTACACTGGGACGCTATTCTCGAAGTCGTACCGGCgatgatggcattgacattCTTCGGTATCCTCCATGTTCCCATCAATGTGCCTGCCCTGGCTCTGAACACGGGCGAGGACAACGCGGACCTCGACAAAGAGCTGAAGTTACACGGCTACTCCAACATCTTGTCAGGATGCGTGGGCAGCATCCAAAATTATCTCGTCTATGCAAACACTGTCTTTTTTGTCCGATCCGGCGGAGACAAGCGATTAGCAGGCTACATCTTGGCCGCAACAACATTTGGCGTCATGATGATTGGTCCGTCACTAATCGGGTTCATCCCAGTTATGATGGTAGGCACGCTCATTTTCGACTTGggctttgagcttctctTGGAAGCAGTATGGCTGCCCCGGAAGAAACTCAAGCTTGCCGAATTCTTGAccgtcattgtcattgtcttGGTTATGGGAATGCACGACTTTGTGGTTGGCATTGGAGTTGGAATCTTGCTTGCGTTTGTCTCGTTGATCATTCAGACCTCACGCGTTTCGGCCGTTCGTGGATCATATGACGGAGGAATTGTCAGCTCGACAGTCCGTCGCAACCCTTCACAACACCACTACTTGAACCAAGTTGGCCAGCAAATCTTCATCATGAAGCTAACCGGTTATCTCTTCTTTGGAACTATTGTCAGCGTCGAAGAAAAGATTCGGGGGCTGTTAGATGACCACGCATTCGCCAAGAAGCCCATCAAGTTTCTCATATTGGACTTGTGGCACGTCACCGGTCTGGACTACTCTGCAGGCGAAGCTTTCAACACAATCAGCCGCCTCCTTGACAAGAAAGGCGTCTTCTTTGTCCTCAGTGGAGTCGATGCAGAAAGCCAACTTGGGCGAAATCTCCGAGCCGTGGGCCTGGACAACGACCAGATCGAGGTTAACATGCTCCCGAATCTGAACTCAGCCCTCGAAAGCTGCGAAAACGAGCTCCTTAAGACCCTGTACGCCAGGCAGGAGGaactcaactcaaccaaGCGAGTTGCCACGGCAAGTCTCGACGTTCCAACCGCAGCAAACACGtcatccttctcatcctttgACCCGCCGTTCAACTCCCCCCGACAGACTCACCTTGTGGAAGCCGCCCGTGAAGCCCTCACAAGCGTTGACATCCCCCATCCGTCCAAGTGGCAAAGCTTCAACGAACCCCTCCGCCTGATGCTTCAAATCTTTCAAGGTCTCAGTGGTAAAAATGAAGACTTTTGGTTCCAGGCGACATCGTATTTCAAGCGCAGGGAGTACGCCGCAGGTACCGTCCTGTTCCGCCGCGGTGAGCAAGCAGACGGCTTCTACCTCGTAGAGCGAGGCATCGTCCGTGCAGAGTACGACCTACCACAGGGCTGGCTTTGCGAAAGCATAGTTGCGGGCACTACGTGCGGCGAATTACCCTTCTTCTCAGAGACGAAACGAACGGCGACGGCCCTTGTGGAGAGGGACTGCGTGGTATGGCAGATGGACTGTGAAGCCTGGAAGAAATTGCAAAAGGATGAACCGGAGATTGCTAGGGAGTTTCTGAGGTTATCATTGAAATTGACGAGCGAGAGAATGAGTTCTATCACGTCATATATTTTGACAACGGCTGGTTGA
- a CDS encoding cytochrome P450 (similar to Verticillium alfalfae VaMs.102 XP_003007138.1), whose translation MALSQSLSVATQAFNYLGTYTTVAILIVVFLYVLRQLALPKPLPGIPYDHESAKSILGDLPGFAGSPNNREWAMNHGIKLKSPIFQVFVKPFQKPFVFVTDFYEMVDISMRRLKEFDRSEAAISMFEGIVPEQQITLQSHDPRFKRNKELVRDLMSPTFLHKVSAPHIYDAVLRLTDLWEKKAAFCNGKVFDAGGDIHHAALDMILIMSFGLDLKRTHLVKKLNHLQPKDTPSNNNRTKNSRLEFEDVPLNPELSALAYLSDSTHNALRSPFPKLFHFYNRHFSSDMKKAQGLADQMRHREIAASIQRRDKGQAEWCALDHMIARESAIAEKEGRKPNFYSQAMTRYTNALQQVLGYLIGGHETTSSTVRWSMKYLTDDQRAQSILRDGLKAAYPAAVSENRPPHLSEILTTHIPYLDAVIEENLRCSKVLPLTTRDAMVDTQVLGVPIPKGTTIALIGNGPGLTIPSTKIPFDETKYSRSATAKGYMQKYGRFDDVGIETYYPERWLKTTTDEKGVETVEFDANAGPIFAFGLGPRGCFGRRLAYLEMRIFFTLVFWKYKFGELPTEFAAHDEVVNLTRTPVNVFVRLEKA comes from the exons ATGGCACTTTCTCAGTCTCTAAGTGTAGCTACACAGGCGTTCAACTATTTGGGTACCTACACAACCGTGGCTATCCTCATTGTCGTCTTTCTATACGTTCTTCGACAACTTGCTTTACCCAAACCACTCCCTGGGATCCCCTATGACCATGAATCAGCCAAGAGTATTCTCGGTGATCTTCCGGGGTTTGCTGGTTCTCCCAACAATAGAGAATGGGCAATGAATCACggcatcaagctcaagtCTCCCATATTTCAGGTCTTTGTCAAACCCTTCCAGAAACCATTCGTCTTTGTTACCGACTTTTATGAAATGGTCGACATTTCCATGCGCCGGTTAAAAGAGTTTGACAGGAGTGAGGCGGCTATCAGCATGTTTGAGGGGATTGTGCCAGAGCAGCAGATTACGTTGCAGTCTCACGATCCTCGGTTCAAGAGGAACAAGGAGCTTGTGCGAGATTTGATGAGTCCAACCTTCCTGCACAAG GTCTCTGCACCGCACATTTATGATGCTGTTCTACGATTGACAGATCTCTGGGAGAAAAAGGCTGCGTTTTGCAACGGAAAAGTATTTGATGCCGGAGGCGATATCCACCATGCAGCCCTGGACATGATTCTCATAATGTCGTTTGGGCTAGACCTCAAGAGAACTCATCTTGTCAAGAAACTCAACCACCTCCAGCCCAAGGATACTCCGTCCAATAACAACAGGACCAAGAATTCTAGGCTCGAATTTGAAGATGTTCCTCTGAACCCTGAGCTTAGTGCTCTAGCCTATCTCTCCGACAGCACTCACAATGCCCTCCGGTCACCATTCCCTAAACTGTTTCACTTCTACAACCGCCACTTCTCTTCGGACATGAAGAAGGCACAAGGTCTAGCTGACCAAATGCGTCATCGGGAAATCGCAGCGAGCATTCAGCGCCGAGACAAGGGACAGGCTGAATGGTGTGCCCTTGATCATATGATTGCACGAGAGTCCGCAATTGCAGAAAAGGAAGGACGGAAACCAAACTTTTACTCCCAAGCTATGACAA GATATACTAACGCACTGCAACAGGTGCTGGGCTACCTCATCGGCGGCCACGAaacaacctcatccaccGTCCGCTGGAGCATGAAATATCTCACCGACGACCAGAGAGCCCAATCCATCCTCCGCGACGGCCTCAAAGCCGCCTACCCAGCCGCCGTCTCTGAAAACCGCCCCCCGCATCTATCAGAAATTCTCACCACCCACATCCCCTACCTCGACGCCGTCATCGAGGAAAACCTCCGCTGCAGCAAGGTGCTCCCCCTAACCACCCGCGACGCCATGGTCGACACACAGGTCCTCGGCGTGCCCATCCCCAAGGGCACAACCATCGCCCTAATCGGCAACGGACCGGGCCTGACAATCCCCAGCACCAAGATCCCCTTTGACGAGACCAAGTATTCCCGAAGTGCCACGGCAAAGGGGTACATGCAAAAGTATGGACGCTTCGACGATGTGGGTATTGAGACGTACTACCCCGAGAGGTGGctgaagacgacgacggacGAAAAGGGCGTTGAGACGGTGGAATTTGATGCGAATGCTGGTCCGATTTTTGCGTTTGGACTCGGCCCGAGGGGTTGCTTTGGAAGGAGGTTGGCGTATTTGGAGATGCGGATCTTCTTTACGCTCGTGTTTTGGAAGTACAAGTTTGGTGAGCTTCCGACCGAGTTTGCGGCTCACGATGAGGTGGTGAATCTGACGAGGACGCCGGTTAATGTGTTTGTTCGGTTGGAAAAGGCTTAG
- a CDS encoding DNA replication complex GINS protein PSF1 (similar to Metarhizium acridum CQMa 102 XP_007813433.1) translates to MYGDLGMKLVQHAKRTQNLAHLPPYQAELVRSVTREVRDLDKDVKDLLEPFHGSFDPAADQAVACTLLVNHLSMRRNKRCLLAYHRTRTDKLEELVWNGSDVVDLSGQQVRDSSSATNGAPPAGDSSTSSLSPQEEEYVRQYSDLLAAYKGQWTDIDLTGSLEPPRDLFIDVRVLKDAGEIQTEYGAITLTKNSQFYVRQGDVERLIAQGYLQKLS, encoded by the exons ATGTACGGAGACTTGGGAATGAAGCTG GTGCAACACGCCAAAAGGACGCAGAACCTCGCTCATCTACCACCATATCAGGCGGAGCTTGTTCGTTCAGTAACACGAGAAGTCAGAGATCtcgacaaagatgtcaaggatcTCCTTGAACCGTTTCACGGCTCCTTCGACCCTGCCGCGGACCAGGCTGTTGCTTGCACCCTCCTCGTGAACCATCTATCAATGCGGCGCAACAAGCGGTGTCTACTGGCATACCATAGAACGCGAACGGACAAGCTGGAAGAACTAGTTTGGAACGGCTCGGACGTTGTTGATCTTTCTGGCCAGCAAGTACGCGATTCGAGCAGCGCGACAAACGGCGCGCCTCCAGCTGGAGATTCTTCGACGAGCAGTCTCAGTCCCCAGGAAGAGGAATACGTGCGGCAGTACAGTGATTTGCTGGCTGCTTACAAGGGTCAATGGACTGACATTGATCTAACTGGCAGTTTGGAACCACCGCGGGATTTGTTCATCGATGTGCGGGTGCTTAAGGATGCTGGTGAAATCCAGACGGAATATGG TGCCATTACTTTGACGAAGAACAGCCAGTTTTACGTTCGGCAAGGCGATGTCGAGCGGCTGATTGCCCAGGGATACCTTCAAAAGTTGAGTTGA
- a CDS encoding 26S proteasome complex ubiquitin receptor, subunit Rpn13 (similar to Metarhizium robertsii ARSEF 23 XP_007820248.1), whose product MPIAPIITFKAGQCEVDESSSRPLKVKPQPQPGYLYLYSEDDLIHFCWRKRDQSLDEPELDLVMVPTDGSFVPYEYNTTSEPTAKTNGRIFVLKFASSSQRYLFWMQSKPQSRDGNPSWFSPRDRKIGDVVHRLLQGEEVNVMSELSSVRNVDDRDDDDDETMEDVEGSRGQHAHRGSGSGGAGPDATGGDVREEGEESREGGADGARAASSSAPDAAAAVRNFLESLRGQQGLSGGQQQQQHADVPYPYLNHLLPTSITVPMIDGASPEFIDSLLSFLPPSVIVLAASSVAAEESQKEPSADAIEAAKASLSLEDKRSLLKKVLRSPQFNQALGTLTMALRDGGLPGVADALGIRVENGGYMQGGGMPLGGGQAVKSFVDGVKKTVKERRQ is encoded by the exons ATGCCTATTGCGCCTATCATCACATTCAAGGCCGGCCAGTGCGAGGTCGAT GAGTCTTCTTCCCGGCCCCTCAAGGTCAAGCCCCAGCCTCAACCCGGTTACCTCTATCTATATTCGGAAGATG ACTTGATACATTTCTGCTGGCGCAAACGGGACCAGTCTCTGGATGAACCAGAACTTGATTTGGTCATGGTGCCGACTGACGGCAGCTTTGTTCCTTATGAATACAACACGACATCCGAACCAACTGCCAAGACCAATGGTCGCATTTTCGTTCTCAAATTCGCGTCCTCTTCCCAACGCTATCTCTTCTGGATGCAGTCGAAACCGCAAAGTCGTGACGGAAACCCCAGTTGGTTCAGCCCAAGAGACCGCAAGATTGGCGATGTTGTGCACAGGCTTCTCCAAGGAGAGGAAGTCAATGTCATGAGCGAACTTTCTTCTGTGCGGAATGTTGACGACCgagacgatgacgatgacgaaaCCATGGAAGACGTCGAAGGCAGCCGCGGTCAGCACGCTCATCGTGGCAGTGGAAGCGGTGGTGCTGGCCCTGATGCCACTGGAGGAGATGTCAgagaagaaggtgaagaatCAAGAGAAGGAGGTGCTGATGGCGCTAGAGC GGCTTCTTCGTCAGCACCCGATGCCGCAGCCGCCGTGAGGAATTTCCTGGAGTCATTGAGAGGCCAGCAAGGCCTTTCAGGaggacagcagcaacaacagcacgCAGATGTGCCCTACCCGTATCTCAACCATCTTTTACCCACGTCGATCACAGTACCGATGATTGACGGCGCATCACCTGAGTTTATTGACTCTCTGTTGAGCTTCCTGCCCCCGTCTGTCATTGTCCTGGCCGCAAGCTCAGTAGCCGCAGAAGAAAGCCAAAAGGAGCCCTCTGCGGATGCCATtgaggcagccaaggcgtCATTGTCTCTTGAGGACAAACgaagcttgttgaagaaagTTCTTCGAAGCCCGCAGTTCAACCAGGCTCTTGGGACTCTGACCATGGCCCTGAGGGATGGTGGACTTCCCGGAGTTGCAGATGCCCTGGGCATCAGAGTTGAAAACGGCGGTTACATGCAGGGTGGTGGAATGCCTCTGGGAGGAGGACAAGCTGTCAAGTCATTTGTCGACGGCGTAAAAAAGACTGTTAAGGAGCGCAGGCAGTGA
- a CDS encoding RNA recognition motif family protein (similar to Metarhizium acridum CQMa 102 XP_007813431.1) translates to MDLSFPTDIQEFDADDRISFSRLDNKFIAVHDDGTEFEFDADLKKWVPADEEPLHDEEHDYGQDLSAQALHGGPKKKRQLDAENGSEGSNQTPPARPNKKQKAPPRPRENTAVYVTGLPLDATVSEVHDLFSRKAGVIAEEIDSGAPRIKLYSDESGNFKGDALIVFFKPQSVEMAIMLLDDTDFRMTSSGTREGRMRVQVADSSYKKVQYEKDGTGTSTPNNGGEQEKRPQRSNHDRQKIIKKTQKLDAKLADWDDDDPYPAATQATSKRDKTVILRHMFTLEELEEDPAALLEIKEDIRDECAKLGAVTSVVLYDEEVDGIVSVRFKDIESAAACIQLMHGRNFDGRVVEASIKTGKEKFKKSDKDASQDVDSD, encoded by the exons ATGGACCTGTCATTCCCGACAGATATTCAAGAATTCGATGCCGACGACCGGATATCGTTTTCCAGACTAGACAACAAGTTTATTGCCGTTCATGATGACGGCACAGAATTCGAGTTTGACGCGGACCTGAAGAAATGGGTGCCTGCGGACGAGGAGCCACTTCATGATGAGGAGCACGACTACGGACAGGATTTGTCGGCGCAAGCGCTGCATGGTGgtccgaagaagaagaggcagcTTGATGCAGAGAATGGATCAGAG GGAAGCAatcaaacaccaccagcgcGGCcgaacaagaagcaaaaagcaCCTCCTCGACCGCGAGAAAACACGGCCGTCTACGTCACCGGTCTGCCCCTCGACGCTACCGTATCCGAAGTCCACGACTTGTTCTCGCGCAAAGCAGGTGTCATAGCTGAAGAGATTGACAGCGGCGCACCGAGGATCAAACTCTACTCGGATGAGTCAGGGAACTTCAAGGGCGACGCATTGATAGTATTCTTCAAACCGCAGAGCGTGGAGATGGCAATCATGCTATTAGACGACACGGACTTTCGCATGACGTCCAGTGGCACGCGCGAGGGCAGGATGAGAGTACAAGTCGCAGATTCAAGCTACAAAAAAGTCCAATACGAAAAAGACGGGACAGGGACATCGACACCGAACAACGGCGGCGAGCAGGAGAAGCGGCCACAAAGAAGCAACCACGACCGCCAAAAGATTATCAAGAAGACGCAAAAGCTGGATGCGAAGCTAGCAGActgggatgacgatgatccGTACCCCGCGGCGACGCAGGCTACTTCCAAGAGGGACAAGACTGTTATTCTGCGGCACATGTTTACGctggaggagttggaggaggatcCTGCTGCGTTGCTGGAGATCAAGGAGGATATCCGAGATGAGTGTGCCAAGTTGGGGGCGGTGACGAGTGTGGTTTTGTACgatgaggaggttgatgggATAGTCTCTGTGAGGTTCAAAGACATAGAGTCGGCGGCGGCGTGTATTCAGCTTATGCATGGGAGGAACTTTGATGGGCGGGTGGTGGAGGCATCGATTAAGACGGGCAAGGAGAAGTTTAAGAAGTCCGATAAAGATGCGAGCCAAGATGTTGATTCGGATTAG